One region of Dysidea avara chromosome 1, odDysAvar1.4, whole genome shotgun sequence genomic DNA includes:
- the LOC136266433 gene encoding uncharacterized protein, with protein METHYLLVLLLLLITLHNSEQQGLIIHPPQDVTICARDDVNITCGHNYTASLTPLWRINGQAISGSKIGTNNTFEMTVVADNIDTVLTVYSANEIVNQTRFQCEFTFLPPGQSSVGILTVMGPPTLPVIKVLERRLTSLVISWDTLSHTSCDDVTYNVTLSDGTAELVEERTTTSNTISFTDLDNDTQYEVTVLAINNAGPATVVTTNVTTLTPSVPSPPSDLAVSLKFVDYRPIVTISWNVSSLSHNMTEVEALNVSLTGEDDITTTFEVSPNTTTFQMSHNMTSDDNVSRHLDVGTDYIISVCSVNSVGCSETVSTSLAVR; from the exons ATGGAGACACATTATCTACTtgttttgttgttattgttgatcACACTACACAACTCTGAACAACAAG GTCTTATTATCCACCCACCTCAAGATGTTACAATATGTGCTAGAGATGATGTTAATATCACTTGTGGACATAACTATACTGCATCGTTGACTCCTCTGTGGAGAATAAATGGACAAGCAATTTCTGGTAGTAAAATTGGGACTAACAACACATTTGAGATGACAGTGGTAGCTGATAATATTGACACAGTATTGACAGTGTATTCTGCAAATGAAATAGTGAATCAAACTAGATTTCAGTGTGAATTTACATTCCTACCTCCTGGACAGAGTTCAGTTGGCATTCTAACAGTCATGG GTCCCCCAACCCTACCAGTTATCAAGGTATTAGAAAGGAGACTGACCTCACTGGTAATATCATGGGACACACTCAGCCATACCTCATGTGATGATGTGACATACAATGTGACCTTATCTGATGGGACAGCAGAACTGGTGGAGGAGAGAACCACTACTAGTAATACTATCAGTTTCACTGATCTTGATAATGATACTCAATATGAAGTGACAGTGTTGGCTATTAACAATGCTGGACCAGCAACTGTTGTTACTACTAATGTAACCACCTTAACTCCTTCAG TACCTTCTCCTCCGAGTGATTTGGCAGTAAGCTTGAAGTTTGTTGATTACAGGCCTATTGTTACCATATCTTGGAAt GTATCATCATTGTCACATAACATGACTGAGGTGGAGGCCTTAAATGTCTCTTTGACTGGTGAAGATGATATAACAACAACCTTTGAAGTATCACCTAATACAACTACCTTCCAAATGTCACATAATATGACATCAGATGATAATGTTTCCAGACATCTTGATGTTGGAACAGATTACATCATTTCTGTTTGTAGTGTGAACAGTGTGGGATGTAGTGAGACAGTTAGTACTTCATtag CTGTACGATAG
- the LOC136266395 gene encoding tripartite motif-containing protein 3-like — MASALLPSVSSVRASVAKCQVLMEHFDNPDQLQDAINCSEECAALLQYPSTTPVSKYCPDHSTHQRISITSVTDEETRRLGEAMGHMTGLLEETKRAVSVVKEMRQRVRSRKEHNMERTREVFNALRKVIDEREEQVITDITKGADNRENTLKLQLERLLLLWTQLQNCLELLKKTRENKVTTTELVRRRKILERRQDHLMMMKKRSRLEPVMKEQREVEYGEVDHLCEEVTKLGGFPLDPSKCEVTFPTAMTVMNKETSLMVTLRDVNGDIVEYGSSEVNASVTTKTGEAIVVGPVKDVNGGNYTVSFTPRTPGDYMISIVVDGQHIPGSPHKISVVLRDYSKMREGHCQVMTHYGGNKFGTLYDVAIGVNNEVIIVDYTNKCVIVLDCNFALLAVIGQGSGDNRLVSPNGVAVSKDDIIAISDCSSHQVKKYSLQGKLLSIIGTNIGNNNGQFSVPRGLVFSSNKMLYVVDGCNHRVQVFQQDDKFAFTFGSEGSNPGQFQDPVRIAIDTDNRVLVSDLHGNHISLFSHTGSFISRITCDRPLAITVSPDGHIIAGCHGGNNKIRVWSPTHELIEQFGKKGSQQGEFYRINGIAINYSTGSVYVVEYDNKRLQVIS; from the exons ATGGCTTCTGCTCTCCTTCCTTCCGTGTCTTCTGTGCGAGCTTCTGTGGCGAAGTGTCAAGTGTTGATGGAACATTTTGATAATCCAGACCAACTTCAAGATGCTATTAACTGTAGCGAAGAATGCGCCGCTTTGTTGCAGTATCCCTCCACCACTCCCGTTTCTAAATATTGTCCTGATCACTCAACGCACCAGCGTATTAGCATTACAAGTGTGACTGATGAAGAAACCAGGAGACTGGGAGAAGCTATGGGTCACATGACGGGTTTACTGGAAGAGACGAAACGAGCAGTGTCCGTTGTAAAGGAAATGAGACAACGTGTTAGGAGCAGAAAGGAGCACAACATGGAGAGGACAAGGGAGGTGTTTAATGCTCTTAGAAAAGTCATCGATGAACGAGAAGAACAAGTCATAACAGATATTACCAAAGGAGCAGACAATAGGGAGAACACACTAAAG CTACAGCTGGAGAGGTTGTTGTTACTATGGACACAACTACAGAATTGTCTGGAGCTATTGAAGAAGACAAGAGAGAACAAAGTGACTACCACTGAACTGGTTAGGAGGAGGAAGATACTGGAGCGACGACAAGATcacctgatgatgatgaagaagagATCAAGACTGGAACCAGTAATGAAGGAACAAAGAGAAGTTGAGTATGGAGAGGTGGATCATCTTTGTGAGGAGGTGACCAAGTTGGGAGGATTTCCACTAGACCCCAGCAAGTGTGAAGTGACCTTCCCTACAGCAATGACAGTAATGAACAAAGAGACGTCACTAATGGTAACACTTAGAGATGTCAATGGTGACATTGTTGAATACGGCAGTAGTGAGGTAAATGCATCCGTGACCACCAAAACTGGAGAAGCCATAGTAGTGGGACCAGTCAAGGATGTTAATGGTGGAAACTACACAGTATCCTTCACTCCCAGGACACCTGGAGATTACATGATATCAATTGTAGTTGATGGACAACACATCCCAGGCAGTCCTCACAA GATATCAGTTGTACTGAGAGACTACAGCAAGATGAGAGAAGGACACTGCCAAGTGATGACTCATTATGGAGGGAACAAGTTTGGTACACTCTATGATGTTGCTATAGGAGTTAATAATGAAGTCATCATTGTTGATTATACTAACAAGTGTGTAATTGTGCTGGACTGTAACTTTGCCTTATTAGCAGTGATTGGACAAGGAAGTGGTGACAACAGATTGGTCAGTCCTAATGGTGTAGCAGTCAGTAAGGATGACATCATAGCTATTAGCGACTGTAGTAGTCATCAAGTGAAGAAGTATTCCCTGCAAGGAAAACTCTTATCAATAATTGGTACCAATATAGGGAACAACAATGGCCAGTTTAGTGTTCCTAGGGGACTAGTCTTCAGTAGTAATAAAATGTTGTATGTTGTAGATGGGTGTAATCACAGGGTCCAGGTATTCCAACAAGATGATAAATTTGCATTTACATTTGGCAGTGAAGGGTCCAACCCTGGACAATTTCAGGATCCTGTTAGAATAGCAATTGATACTGACAATAGAGTGTTAGTTAGTGACCTTCATGGTAATCATATTAGTCTCTTCAGTCATACTGGCAGTTTTATTAGTAGGATAACATGTGATAGACCATTGGCCATTACTGTTAGCCCTGATGGTCACATCATAGCTGGTTGTCATGGTGGTAACAATAAAATTAGAGTATGGAGCCCCACCCATGAGTTAATAGAACAGTTTGGAAAGAAAGGATCTCAACAAGGAGAATTTTATCGTATTAATGGTATAGCAATAAACTATTCTACTGGTAGTGTTTATGTTGTGGAGTATGACAACAAGAGACTACAAGTTATCAGTTAA